The following are from one region of the Flavimobilis soli genome:
- the ruvC gene encoding crossover junction endodeoxyribonuclease RuvC has protein sequence MRVLGVDPGLTRCGIGVVDSLPGRRAALVAVGVVRSDPATTVDLRLRAIADQIDEWLDAHVPDVLAVERVFAQHNVSTVMGTAQAAGLAMVAAARRGIPVAMHTPSEVKAAVTGSGRADKAQVQHMVARILSLAEAPRPADAADALALAICHLWRPSGALQGGETLAHTPAQRAWAAAETAARRGRPAR, from the coding sequence GTGCGCGTCCTCGGCGTCGACCCCGGTCTGACCCGCTGCGGCATCGGTGTCGTGGACTCCCTCCCGGGGAGGCGTGCCGCTCTCGTCGCGGTCGGGGTTGTCCGGTCGGATCCTGCGACGACGGTCGACCTGCGTCTACGCGCGATCGCTGACCAGATCGACGAGTGGCTCGATGCCCACGTCCCGGACGTCCTCGCCGTCGAGCGCGTCTTCGCGCAGCACAACGTCTCGACCGTCATGGGGACTGCTCAGGCCGCAGGCCTCGCCATGGTCGCCGCTGCGCGGCGCGGCATCCCCGTCGCGATGCACACCCCGTCCGAGGTCAAGGCGGCGGTGACGGGCAGCGGCCGGGCGGACAAGGCGCAGGTGCAGCACATGGTCGCTCGGATCCTGAGCCTCGCCGAGGCGCCGCGCCCGGCCGACGCGGCAGACGCCCTCGCCCTCGCCATCTGCCACCTCTGGCGTCCCTCGGGCGCACTGCAGGGAGGCGAGACCCTCGCCCACACGCCGGCGCAACGCGCGTGGGCCGCTGCCGAGACGGCGGCGCGGCGTGGCCGCCCGGCCCGCTAG
- the pdxT gene encoding pyridoxal 5'-phosphate synthase glutaminase subunit PdxT: MRRTDVAAPVSSFVVTTVGVLALQGDVREHRDALEAVGVTTVGVRRIRELEALDGLVIPGGESTTIDKLLGIFELREPLRALLRDGLPAYGSCAGMILLADRVVGGTADQQTLGGIDMTVRRNAFGRQVDSFDTELEMAGVDGPVPASFIRAPWVEEVGPGAQVLSTVTGGPGAGRIVAVRQGALLATSFHPEITGDTRVHEYFVSIVRKER, from the coding sequence ATGCGCAGGACCGACGTCGCAGCGCCCGTATCATCGTTCGTCGTGACGACAGTCGGCGTCCTGGCGCTCCAGGGAGATGTCCGCGAGCACCGCGACGCGCTCGAGGCGGTCGGGGTGACGACCGTCGGGGTGCGGCGCATCCGCGAGCTCGAGGCGCTCGACGGGCTCGTGATCCCCGGTGGCGAGTCGACGACGATCGACAAGCTGCTCGGCATCTTCGAGCTTCGCGAGCCGCTGCGAGCACTGCTCAGGGACGGCCTGCCCGCGTACGGCTCGTGCGCAGGGATGATCCTTCTCGCCGACCGCGTCGTCGGCGGCACCGCCGACCAGCAGACCCTCGGTGGCATCGACATGACCGTGCGGCGCAACGCGTTCGGCCGTCAGGTCGACTCCTTCGACACCGAGCTGGAGATGGCCGGTGTGGACGGTCCCGTGCCCGCCTCGTTCATCCGCGCCCCCTGGGTCGAGGAGGTCGGGCCCGGCGCGCAGGTGCTCTCCACCGTCACGGGTGGCCCGGGCGCCGGTAGGATTGTCGCGGTACGCCAGGGCGCGCTGCTCGCGACGTCTTTCCACCCGGAGATCACGGGGGACACGCGTGTCCATGAATATTTCGTCTCGATCGTTCGCAAGGAGCGCTAA
- the ruvA gene encoding Holliday junction branch migration protein RuvA: MIASVRGPVLEVRLEHAVIEVGGVGLAVQVTPSTAGQLRVGEEARLATTFVVREESMTLYGFLDTDERGVFETIQTVSGIGPRTALAMLAVLSPDELRAAVAREDLKALMAVPGIGRKGAQRIVLELADKLGPPLGGVPTLPTAPPPGAADQRTQVVEALEGLGWPARAAEEAVEAVVAARVTAQGDDAAVVSAADVSDVLRAALRELGGRRA, from the coding sequence ATGATCGCTTCGGTGCGTGGACCTGTGCTCGAGGTTCGCCTCGAGCACGCCGTCATCGAGGTCGGGGGAGTAGGCCTCGCCGTCCAGGTGACGCCGAGCACCGCGGGGCAGCTGCGGGTCGGCGAGGAAGCCCGTCTCGCCACGACGTTCGTCGTGCGGGAGGAGTCGATGACGCTCTACGGCTTCCTCGACACCGACGAGCGCGGCGTGTTCGAGACGATCCAGACCGTGAGCGGCATCGGCCCGCGTACCGCGCTCGCGATGCTCGCGGTGCTCTCGCCCGACGAGCTCCGCGCCGCCGTCGCGCGCGAGGACCTCAAGGCGCTCATGGCGGTGCCCGGCATCGGCCGCAAGGGTGCGCAGCGCATCGTCCTCGAGCTCGCGGACAAGCTCGGCCCGCCGCTGGGCGGCGTGCCGACGCTCCCGACCGCGCCGCCGCCCGGTGCCGCAGACCAGCGGACCCAGGTCGTCGAGGCGCTCGAGGGGCTCGGCTGGCCGGCACGCGCAGCGGAGGAGGCGGTCGAGGCCGTCGTCGCCGCGCGGGTGACAGCGCAGGGCGACGACGCAGCCGTGGTCTCTGCGGCGGACGTGAGCGACGTCCTGCGCGCCGCGCTGCGCGAGCTGGGTGGTCGACGTGCCTGA
- a CDS encoding amino acid permease, which produces MSEQHDETGRPGTDQPGTFRRELKNRHIQMIALGGAIGTGLFYGSAESISLAGPSILLAYLVGGLIIFAVVRALGEMSVDEPRTGAFSYYAYKHWSPRAGFVSGWNYWFNYVAVAMVELAVVGKFVAYWLPSVPNAVSAAFFLVTITAINLVGVRAFGEFEFWFALIKVVAVIGMIVLGVVVVVMSINDNPALPDPTFAHLVDDGGLFPNGVTGTVLALVVVMFSFGGAELVGITAGEAANPGRTIPRAINQVIWRILLFYVLALAVIMAVVPWATIDGTTSPFVQIFDSVGVAGAAHVLNLVVLTAVMSVYSSALYSNGRMLHTLAHQGSAPAFLGRVGRNGVPVYGVLVSSAVTAVAVVVVSVWPDFAFRYLMAIATIAGVVNWSMIVVTQRKFRRRIGPDAARRLAFPLPGGRVTTWVVLVFLAGVVVLMALSPDYRTAVVVGPLWIGLLLVAYEIKSRRSGQGVALTDRAA; this is translated from the coding sequence GTGAGCGAACAGCACGACGAGACCGGCAGACCCGGTACGGACCAGCCCGGCACCTTCCGCCGCGAGCTGAAGAACCGGCACATCCAGATGATCGCGCTCGGCGGCGCGATCGGCACGGGCCTCTTCTACGGCTCCGCCGAGTCGATCTCCCTCGCAGGTCCCTCGATCCTGCTCGCCTACCTGGTCGGCGGGCTCATCATCTTCGCGGTCGTGCGCGCGCTCGGCGAGATGTCCGTCGACGAGCCCCGCACCGGCGCGTTCTCGTACTACGCGTACAAGCACTGGAGCCCGCGCGCGGGCTTCGTCTCCGGGTGGAACTACTGGTTCAACTACGTGGCCGTCGCGATGGTCGAGCTCGCCGTGGTCGGCAAGTTCGTCGCCTACTGGCTGCCCTCGGTGCCGAACGCCGTCTCCGCCGCGTTCTTCCTCGTCACGATCACCGCGATCAACCTCGTGGGCGTCAGGGCGTTCGGGGAGTTCGAGTTCTGGTTCGCGCTCATCAAGGTCGTCGCCGTCATCGGGATGATCGTCCTCGGCGTGGTCGTGGTCGTGATGTCGATCAACGACAACCCCGCCCTGCCCGACCCGACGTTCGCCCATCTCGTGGACGACGGCGGCCTCTTCCCGAACGGCGTCACCGGGACCGTGCTGGCGCTCGTCGTCGTCATGTTCTCGTTCGGCGGTGCGGAGCTCGTCGGCATCACGGCCGGCGAGGCCGCTAACCCGGGCCGCACGATCCCGCGCGCGATCAACCAGGTCATCTGGCGCATCCTGCTGTTCTACGTGCTCGCGCTCGCGGTGATCATGGCGGTCGTGCCGTGGGCGACGATCGACGGCACGACGAGCCCGTTCGTCCAGATCTTCGACAGCGTCGGCGTCGCGGGCGCGGCGCACGTGCTCAACCTCGTCGTCCTCACGGCCGTCATGTCGGTGTACAGCTCGGCGCTGTACTCGAACGGCCGCATGCTGCACACGCTCGCGCACCAGGGCAGCGCACCAGCGTTCCTCGGACGCGTCGGGCGCAACGGGGTGCCGGTCTACGGCGTCCTCGTCTCGTCGGCCGTCACGGCCGTCGCGGTCGTCGTCGTGTCCGTCTGGCCCGACTTCGCGTTCCGCTACCTCATGGCGATCGCCACGATCGCGGGCGTCGTCAACTGGTCGATGATCGTGGTCACGCAGCGCAAGTTCCGACGTCGCATCGGCCCTGACGCAGCCCGCCGGCTCGCGTTCCCGCTGCCCGGCGGCAGGGTGACGACGTGGGTCGTGCTCGTGTTCCTCGCAGGCGTCGTCGTGCTCATGGCACTGTCGCCGGACTACCGCACGGCCGTCGTCGTCGGACCGTTGTGGATCGGGCTGCTCCTCGTGGCGTACGAGATCAAGAGCCGCCGGTCCGGTCAGGGCGTCGCCCTGACGGACCG
- a CDS encoding YebC/PmpR family DNA-binding transcriptional regulator, with protein MSGHSKWATTKHKKAAIDAKRGKLFAKLIKNIEVAARTGGGDINGNPTLFDAVQKAKKSSVPNDNIERAVKRGSGAEAGGADYQTIMYEGYAPGGIAVLVECLTDNRNRAAAEVRIAFTRNGGQMADPGSVSYLFNRKGVVMVPKAGTDEDSVMEAVLEAGGEEVNDFGDSFEVLCEATDLVPVRTALQDAGIEYDSADVVFYPSMQIEVDADRARQVLRLIDALEDSDDVQNVYSNFDASDEVMAELEQD; from the coding sequence ATGTCCGGTCACTCCAAATGGGCAACCACCAAGCACAAGAAGGCTGCCATCGACGCGAAGCGCGGCAAGCTCTTCGCGAAGCTGATCAAGAACATCGAGGTGGCCGCCCGCACGGGCGGCGGTGACATCAACGGCAACCCGACCCTCTTCGACGCCGTCCAGAAGGCGAAGAAGTCGTCCGTGCCGAACGACAACATCGAGCGCGCGGTCAAGCGTGGCTCCGGTGCTGAGGCCGGCGGCGCGGACTACCAGACGATCATGTACGAGGGCTACGCCCCCGGCGGCATCGCTGTCCTGGTCGAGTGCCTCACGGACAACCGCAACCGTGCTGCTGCCGAGGTCCGCATCGCGTTCACGCGCAACGGCGGCCAGATGGCCGACCCGGGCTCCGTCTCGTACCTGTTCAACCGCAAGGGCGTCGTCATGGTGCCCAAGGCCGGCACCGACGAGGACTCCGTCATGGAGGCCGTCCTCGAGGCTGGCGGCGAAGAGGTGAACGACTTCGGTGACTCGTTCGAGGTTCTCTGCGAGGCCACCGACCTCGTCCCGGTGCGCACCGCGCTCCAGGACGCAGGCATCGAGTACGACTCGGCCGACGTCGTGTTCTACCCGTCGATGCAGATCGAGGTGGACGCCGACCGCGCCCGCCAGGTGCTGCGCCTCATCGACGCCCTCGAGGACTCGGACGACGTCCAGAACGTCTACTCGAACTTCGACGCGTCCGACGAGGTCATGGCGGAGCTCGAGCAGGACTGA